The Lonchura striata isolate bLonStr1 chromosome 16, bLonStr1.mat, whole genome shotgun sequence genome contains the following window.
AGGCAGTGCTGGCAAGGGCATAGAGATGTTCTGTAGTGCCCTGGTgggtgggcactgctggggacagtgcctgaggtggctgctggctgggtgGGCTTGTGCACTGGGGCAGCACCACAAGATGCTGCAGGTGAGTGAATCCCTTTGGCGCTGCTGGAGCACCGGGGCGGCTCAGCCCCGGCCTCCCACTCCTGCCATGCTTTGTGCCGCGGTGCCGTGGtggctgcccagccctggccgGGCCCGCGCTCACCGGGCACCCCCGGGGAAGTGAAAAAGGAGCCTCAGTGCTGCAAGGGGTCAGTGCACGATGGAGCCATCTCCATCTGCGGGCGCTGCCAAGGCTGGGAACCCTCCAGTTAGAGCTGGCCTGGCCTCTCCCACGCTGCCCAGTGAGCTGGCCTGGCGTCACCATGTGGGCAAGAaaatgggaggaggaggaggaggaggaggaggaggctgtgtctTTATCCCACCAGGGTGATGGGGGTTGGGGTCACTGTACTTGTTGAAATACACTGGAGGCCaccagctcttcccagggctgctggcaatGCACTCTCTTGCTGGGACCCTCACTGTGTGCCGAGCTGGCTCTGTGATGGGCCGGGATGCTGGGGCAGGCTGGACGGTCGGCAGCCAGTACAGTGCCTCTGGTGAGGGGCTGAGTGCACTGTGACACCCCttggctgctctgccagcatcCCCCACAGCGGTGTCAGCTCCAggccagtgctggggacagccagaaCAGACaggaagggagaggagaggacCTGCCGTGGGCATGGTGGGGTGAGGTCGGTGTGGAGAGGCTGCCTGAGCATCCCTCAGCCTCCTGCCAGctgccaggggagcagctcccagctctgctgctcaccaGCTCTGCCAGTTCAGTGAGCAAAGGCCATGTCCAGTGAACGCTCTCAGGGGAGGCTGCGGCTGCTGCAAGGGGACCTTGGGGTCCTTTATTGCTCTTGGCAGAGAATCCAGTGGGAATCACCCCGAATCCTCGCTGGGCCGGGGCGAGCCAGCCGGGTAAGTGGGATGCAGGCGCTGCTCTGCTCGGCCCcctcagcacaggctgcagataTTTTGGCTGCCGGGTTTATCGGCTCAGGAATGCGGCTGGCGGGCGCTGCCTGCGCGTCACTGCGTGCCGGGGCCAGccgagaggggctgggggcggcgggggcgagCGGAGAATCCCCTTCGTGCTGGGGAGGTGCTGGATTTAGGCAGCCGGGGCCACCGCGCCCCCAGCCCCAAGCGCTCCCGCCTGTAAATCTGGCGGAGATGACAAATGGCGgagggggatttgggctggCTCCCGGCGGAGGTGCCGGGCTGGGGCCGTGTTTTCCCTCCGGCACAGCCGCCCCGAGCACGGCCGCGACACTCCGGAGCCGTGGAGCCGCGGCAAGGGCGCGGGGTGGATGGTCTTGGGGTCACCAGATCACCAGATCTGCTTGGGGCAGGCTTAGAactgggggacagagggacagagtcCCCGGGGATGgccgagcagcagcggggctggcTGTGGATCTCCGGCGTGGCCGTGGGTGCCCAGTGGGGCACGGGGCTGTGTTGGGCAGTGCAGCGGTGCCGGCCGGGCCGTGAGCGGGGCGTGgggggcggcagcagcagcagcagcagctcgtTGAAGCTCTTTGAGGAAGCAATCAGTGGGCGGGCAGGAAACTCATACCATTCATTACTGACGCCAGGCCGGCAGGAAGGGGAGTCCGCATCCCCACCGCATCCCCACCGCGCCCGCCGAGCCGGCACCACGCGTCCCCACGGCACCCCAAAGCAGGGCCGTGGCGGGCCCCAAGGTGGGGGACACCCCAGTGAGCTCACCCCAATGCCTGCAGCAACACCGAACCCTTCAGGCTTGGCTGTGCCTTGTCCAGCATCCCTGGAAGAGGGCAGAGAGTGGGAGGCACCGGCCCCGTGGACCTCCACATCAGCATGGACCATTTGGGGGTTCTCTTTCCCAAATCCTGGGCACGTGAGATACTGCTGACCACGCAAACATCATTTTCAAAGCATGTCAGGGCCATGCTTAAGAGCTGACCCCACCAATGCCCAGACACTGAGGGAACACAAGGTGGGAGGTGCAGGTGGCCATGGCCCCTCTCTGCATCTTGGTCCTCAGTGTGCCACCCCTGCGTACCTGCTGTACCTTCAGCTCGGGTTTTGTCCCTGCCTGGCCCCCTTTAATTAGAtcaaggagcagcagggcaggagccaggaaGGGGCCTCAATAGGTCATTGTTGCCCTAAATTGTAACCAGCACCAGCGGGGTTGGGTTACCAGCTCCGACTTGGGGTCACCGACCAGACCCCGCTGCCGCATGCCCGGCGGCCGGCGCAGCGCTGCCCGGGGACAGGACTGTCACCACCATGGTGACAGGAGAGCAGCGGCTTCCTTGCATCACCGCTTCTTTCAACGTCCTGAAAACGTCCCCAGGGAGGCTGGGGTGCCACGGCTCAGGGCTAGGGCTGGATCAGTAGAGAAGAGATGACTGGGTCAGCAGAGGTCCCCGTGGTGTGTTCCAACAGTGGGCATGTCCCTCCAGGGTGGGATGGTGGTGGGGctgagggatggggacagctggaTCCTCACCACCCTTCACGATACAAAGTCTGACagaggcaggaggtgctggTGCCGGGACCTGTCTGTAGCAGGGAGTTGGCACAGCAGGATGTTTGTGGAGGGATCTGGGGCTGTTTGGCTCCCCCAGCGCTGGAGCAGGATATGGAGGGGCCCAGGTGGTCCCctgggggcactgcccagggggACTCAGTCCCTTACACCcacccctgcccctgccaaaGCCTGTGGCTGAAAGAGCTCCCAGGGTCAGGCTTGCAGCCCTGAcatctcccagcagcagggcaccCAACACCACCGAGGCACACGTTCCCACTGTCTCCCTGCAACCTCTCCCCACATACCAGCTGGAATGGGACCTGCTCTTGTCCTGCCTGGCATCCTCTGCACTGCTTTCTCCTGGGGCTCAGTAGCCCTTTTGGGTCATGGTAGGTGTTTTGAGGGTCTCtgaaaaaacccaccccagcaGGAAGAACCCTGAGCAGGCCAGGTCCATTCCTGTCCTCATCGCCCTGCAGATCCCAGAGATGCCTGGGTTGACATGTGCTTGCCATCAGTGGGAAAGTTTTTCCTGCCCCACCTTCAGACACAAGGAAGGGGAGAGGCCACCCCACCCCATCAGGTGTCACCCCAGTGGGACCCATCCCCATGGGCAGCCACATGCAGGGGTTAAGGCGAGGCAACCACCCAGCCCATGTCGCCTGTCCCGTAATTCCACTGGGTAAAAATAGTCCAGCGCTGGGGCGGGATGGCAGCGCCCAAATCACTCCcagatgagccacagcctcGGCCACACGGTGCTCCTGGCCTCCCCAGCTTTGCGGGAAGATGATGAGCTCCAAAGCTCttcctggcagcactggggtCAGTGTGACGGGCACATGCCAGTCCTCCCCCTGAGATTGAGCATCCAGACCCCTGGCACCAAGCCATGACCCCTCGGGGCTCTGCTCCAGACCTGGGGACCTGGGGGACCCAAGGGACCTGGGGTCATGCCTGGGACCAGGGGTGATTTCTGGGAGACCAGAGCCCTCCAGCCTTGCCACATCAGGGGGCAGGCAGGATTTGCCCCGGTGAAGCCGGCGGCTCCTCCCGTTGTGGCTCCCTGCCGAGCCCCCATCCTGCCGGTGGCTCTGGCCGGGGCTCTCGCTTACCGGCCCTGCTGGATCGCACAGAGAGAGAGATTTGTTTTGGGTCCATTTCAGGGGGTTTTGCAATCCTTGTCGGCGCTGATTCAGCTCGCAGGAATTAGCAGCGCCGCACGATGTGCCGCTCTTGGAGTGGCTCTTGGCGTGCAACGGGGCTGGCAGTGGCCAGGGGAATTTTGTGCTGGGATTCAGGAAGCCACAGGGGCTGGACAGTCCCACTTTGGGCACTGCTGCTCTCCCGCAGGGCTGCCTGGGTGCAGATGTGGCTGTGGGTTGGGGCCAAGCCCTGCCTTGGCTGTAGCGTCCCCATCACCGCCGTGCCAAGGCTGAGCCCTGCTGCCCCCCTTGTGCAgccaacaccccaaaaatctccgGCCCGGGGTGTCACAGGGGTGCTGCACCTGCCAAAGCTGAGCTCTAACTTTGCTTCTGCCCTCCTGGCATCTCCACTGGAGCTCCCTCAATCCGGAGCTGTTGGAAGCCCCTCCAGAACTATGGGATCAGCTGATGTGCCAAGGGGTCCCCAGCACACACTTGGCATGGGGGGGTCCCCTGCAAACCTTCAGCTACTTGCAAGTGGGGAAATCGGCTTTGTTAGGGGAAGGGCACATAGTGGAGGcaaaggagcagggaagtgaggagccaggaggggctggagggtcCTGACGCCAGTGCCACCGTGGGGACACgccagggctcggggggctGTGGCAGCGGCCGGCCGGGGGCACCCGGCACGAGGCCGCGGCTCTGCCAGGGActtttcttctctcctcctcGCGAGGCTGGAAAATATACAAAGCTCacagtgaaaatatttacacagcagcaattttgggaggaatttgggatgttaatttgaaaaatctgtGGGGAGAGGACCACAATGGGCCCTTTGAGCGGGCGAGCATGGCCATCGCAGCGAGCCGCCCGCGCCGGCGAGGGGCCCCTGCTGCCGCTGCGCCGGCCCTAATGGGAGCCAGCCCTGCCGGAagcccacctgggagccagGGGGCTGCGCCAGACGGCCCCGCCGACGCCCCGCGCCCCTAATTGCATCCAGAGCCGCTCCCTGCCCCGGGCGAGCGGCACCGAGGGGCCGGGGGTCAGGGCCGAGGCCTGCGGCGGAGCGGCCGGCCCGGAGCGGCACGGCGGTGACCCTCGGCTTCGGCCCCGCGCTGCGCTCATTCTCTCCAAATCAAACATACCTCGGCGGGCAGGGCCCCAACCTGGAAAATTCCAGCCCGAAAGATAAAGGATTGGAAAACGATTAAAACCAGAGGGTTGGAGCAGAAACCACTTGGCAGCGGGAACCTGCCGAGCGTCGGCTCCCAGCCCACCCCGCCAGGGCCAGCGCACAAAAGCGGCTGCtctggggccgggcagcggggcTCCGGCTGCggcccccggcccggggggccaCGCAGGCTGACACTTGTCACGGgcgatttgggggtcccggtgctgccACGGGTGACGTCAGGAGGTTGGGCTGGGCTGTTTGTCCCGCAGCTGGCCCCGCAGCCAtctggcaggcagggagggatgaAGTAAGGCTGGATGAtgcacagggcaggggctgATTTGAACCCCGTGGCCTCTGTTTTGGGAACACCTCCCCAGCGCCCGAGGTGGGGGGCAGCACCCTAGGGGTAAAAATGCCTGGAGTTGGGAAAACTCCCCCCTCCCTTGGCCTGACTCACCCCGGTGCTCGCCAACAACAACGGGAGGACACAGCTGAGCTTCCCGCTCCTCTGCAGGGGATGCGGGCGCTGCCCACACCCCTGCCTGCGATGGGCAGTGCCTGCCGAGGTGCTCAGGGCTGCACAgaactttttgttgttgttattttaattattttgttgtttttttttttttacaaaaagacACCCTTCTGATCTGCCTTACAAAAGAGATGTACACAAACCTGTACTAAAAAAAGTTTTCCCAGAAGAAATGGGAAATAATGATGTATAAATATTCTCTCTGAGTTCTTAAAGCTTCAATTCCCGGTTTGCCTGCTCGGCTCTTCCTTTGGCCCGGGGTGTCCCGAGGGTCCCAGCACCTCGGCCGGGCCGTAATGCTCACATCAAGCTTCCAGGGAGTCGAGTCATGGGCCGTGCTCTGCTGAAGGACCCTTGTTACCAGCACGTGGGCTTCCCTCAGCCCAGTCACAGCAGCTTTCTCTTTAGCAGGAGCTAAAAAAAGCCCCCCAACCCCCAAATTAACCCCCCCTTCTCTTCCGCTACCCACGTTCTAGGTAGAGTCACAGAAACCAAGGCACAGAGCAGTAAAATTCGTGTCTCCTCCCAAAGCGTGGCAGCCTCTTGGAAATTGCACGTTGTGGGATGGGGGGTTACTGCCTCAGTTCAGTCAGCTCCTCGCCAATCCGTATCCCAGAGGGACATGGCCAGGTGTGCCactggagctcagccctcctgcgTCCAGGGCTCTGGAAACCCTGTGGGTTCAAAAGTAGGAGGGTTTGAGCCCTGGGGTGTTGTTGTTGCTGGGGTAGTGCGACTGCATGAGCGGCACCTCGCACTCAGAGCCGCCAGAAAGCATCGCTGCCTCTGGCACCTTGCAGCCGTGGCTGctcaaatccccattttccaggCAGGCTTTCACCCCTTCCAGCTCCAGTGGGCCGGTGTCCACCCCAGCGCCGGCGTGCGCCTTGGCGCGGCGGTGCCGGCAGTAGTACATGGCGGCGGTGaccaccaccagcagcagcagcatggcagcCAGCGCAGGGACGAGGATCAGGGCGAGGTTGGGGTCCTGGCTCTGGGTGACAGGGgagtgctgctgcaggctgagggGCAGGGTGTGTGCCTCGGCGCAGTGCTCCTCCTTGGGGAGCTCCCCCAGCGCCCCGATGCAGATGCGGTAGGTGCAGTTGGGTTTCAGCGCCCGCACCGTGTACTCGGAGAGCGAGGCCGGCAAGCGCAGCATCACCGGCCGCTTGTCCGGCCCCGACAGGTTCCGGTAGCTCAGGCGGATGCCCTTCAGCTGCGCCTTGGACTGGATGTAGTTGTGCAGGTCCACTTTGAGGGAGGTGCTGCCCACCTGGGCGATGCTGACCCGCTGTGCAGTTGGCAGGGCTGGCGTGCCCGGGGCTGCCGTCGTTCCCCTCACCTCCACCTCGCAGTACACGCCACTGAAGCCCGCGGGGCACAGGCACTCCAGGAGGTTCTGGACACCCAGGTGGCAGGTGCCACCGTTCAGACACGTGCGGGGGGGACAGATGGGCGCTGGGGGGCTGGTGGGGGCCGGGGTGCCGCTGAAGGGCACCAAGgtggagctgccctggggctcTCTGGGCCTCAGGGTGGGTGCAGCGGTGCTGGGGGGTGGCGGCGGGCGGTGGGTGCTGGGCAGCGGCGCAGGCGGTGGCAGCGTGGTTGTGCGGGGTGTGGTGGGCGTGGGGGTGGTGGTGGGGCAGCCAAAGTCAGTGTACTGCAGGTGGTGGAGGAGCTTGCcggagttttttggggggaagtGGCAGCGCGTCTCCTCAGGGCGCCGCAGGACCACACCACTGGTGTTGACCCACTGCACCAGCCAGCTCATCTGGCAGATACAGTTGAAGGGGTTGCCGGCAGCCGTCACGGCCCGCAGCCTGGGGAAGAAGCCGGAGAAATCCCGAGGGATGGTGTTGATGTTGAGGTTGCTGATGTCCAGCTCCTGGAGGTTGTGGAGGCTCTGGAAGTCCTCAGCTGGCAGCTGGGAGATGCGGGCGTTGCCGGCCAGGCTGAGCCTGGTGAGGCTGCCCAGGCGCCGCAGCACCGCTGGCACGCGCTCCAGCAGGTTGTCAGAGATGTCCAGCTCGTGGAGGTTGTTTTGGACCTGGAAGAGCTCCTCATTTAAACTCGTCAGGCCCAGCCCTGCGATCTTCAGGGACTCAATGCTGACGGCATGGAAAGCCCCTGGTGCAATGGCAGGGATCTTGTTCCTGCTGATGTCCAGCAGCAGGAGGTTGGGCAGGTCGAGTGgaggcacagccctgagctggtTGTTCTGCAGCTTTAGCTCCAGCAGATTCTCCAGCGTGTCAAAGGCAGCAGCGTGGATGTGCTGGatgctgttcctctgcaggTAGAGCCGTTCCAGCAGCCGCAGACCATGGAAGGTCTCATTGGTGATCTCCTGCAGCTGGTTGGAGGACAAGTCCAAGTTGACGAGCTCCGTCAGGGGCTGGAAGATGTTTCTCTGGATGCTGGTGATCTTGTTTTGTGAGAGGTCCAGGAGCTGGAGGGCGGGCAGCCCTGCAAAGCTGTCCTCAGTGAGCGTTGTGATGCCATTCTCAAAGACATAGAGGGAGAGGGTGCTGGGGGGCAGCCCCTGGGGCACTGTCTGGCCCCGCCTGGCTGCACACAGGATGGTCTTGGGGTCATGGCACTGACAGCCTGCAGGACATGCCCTGACCAGCTCCCCACCGGCCAAGAGGAGCAGTGTGCAAAGGATCAGCTGGTTCATGGTGTCAGCTCTGCGGAGAGACGAGCGCAGTCAGGGTTAGGGGATGGGCCCTGCTGCGGGGTACCCAGAGCtagcagggctgtggggcacCTCTGAACCCCACTCTGCCTCTGGGCTACCCACCAGCACAGGGGctgcccatcccagctccatgcTCTCCCCTCCCCAGATCCCCCTGGATTTGGGGATGTGGTACCTTTGCACACCCCAGGCTCTGCCATGAGACACGTCCCACTGGTATTGGGGCTGTCTTCGGTGGAGCACCAAGACCTTTCCCAGTACTCACAAGGGCCCCAACCTCCCCAGCTGCTCAGCAGGGTGCAAATCAAACACAGGGGACGAGAATCAGAGCACCGGGAAGGGGTGGGAGCCTGGCCGGCCTCCCCTGAGTAGAGCTCAGCTTAACCCTTTGCTTGTGCTGCcgtccagcagctgcaccctcgggggctgttcctgcccagagcacCGGCAACAGCAACCCCTcttggggacaggggcacagagattggggctggaggagccatTTGTGTCCCCACAGAGTCCAGGGGCTCATATTCACCCCCACTCAGCCCCTGTCCTCACGGATCACCTTACTGTTCTCAGCACTGTGGGTTGTGCCCCTGTCCCTTGAGGACTGGGTCAGtagggatggagggaggaagCTCTGGGGTGACCAAGGCTGTAACCACCCCAACTCCAGCTCCCCATGGATGCCCTGGCAGATGTCACAGCTGCTGTCAATGTCCCAAAGGGCTCCTCTCTTAGCCCCTTCTTTCAGCCCTTTTAATGACACTAGGCTGGGCCAGAGACTCACAATCTCCTGCCACTCCATCTCAGGGTCagggggaggtggcagagaaGGATCCCTGGGCAAGAAAGAGGCaaacccttccccagccccttcTGTTGCCACCTCCTCCCTGCTGAGAGCTGTCGGAGCTCCAGGCAAACGCCCCCCCTGCGGCTCACAAGGGGCCCCGCTGTGTGTGGGGGGCTGCAGGTCACACAGCAGCACGTGCTGCCGACGCAGGGACAACACATCCAGCGCCAGGAGGGTCTGGACCCGTGCTGTGTCCTCTCATCCCCCTGCCGGGGTGTTGGACAGGGTTAACACTGCGGCCAGCTCTGTCCTTGCCTCTTCCCGAGCCGCCCCCCCCAGGGTGGGGTGAGCCCACGGCTGGGCAGGGTCACCACAACCGCCTGAGTCACTTGGcctggctggccctgccctgacaTGACCCGTGCCGTCAGCCCCTGACACTGGGGAGGAGCTGTGCCACATCCAAGAGGTCACTGTCACCCAAGGGTCACCATCACTGCATCCCCTCCCCAgcaagcccagctcagccccccGCCCCCTCACCAGTGTCGGGTACCCCTGCACCCCACATCACAGTCAGGCTGCCAGCAGAGTTGAAAACACAACACAGAGACCCCGTGAAGTGCTGTTTGGGGCCGGGGACAGACCCAGCACCCTTCGAGGTGGCTCCAGCATCCAGAGCCCCGGGTGCAGGGTACTCTCATGCCAGCGGTGCCACGGCAGTGCTAGCCCGCCCGGGTGGGCAGCGCCCGAGCGGGGCCAGGACTGCGGGATgctggcggggccggggctggttTTGCAATGCCAGGGTCGGGTTTCGCTGACGTGTCCCGTGCTGCAACCAGCTGCTGACTCCAAGTCTCTCTCGTCCCTTTAATTACGCTGGCATTTCCTCCCCGTCTGCCAGGCTCCCGGCTCCGGGCAGGTTCGGCCAGCCCGGCCACGGCCGCGATCCGCGCCCGGCCACGAGCGCCGGGCAGGCTGGCACGGCCCCTCGGCATCGCCCGCTCCGCCGGCACACGCCAACatcccgcccgcgccgcctccccggcACCATGGTGCTTCAAGGCAGAGAGGAGTCACCCCagcccaggacacccccagaaccggggggacaggggaacagcttccccagctcctggcagggtcCCCAAGGGCGGAGAGGGGGCCCCGCTTCTGCTGGAGGTGTTGGGGCcgccctgccagcagcctgctgctgccttggctgGGCTCCCCCGCGCCTGCACCGCAGATATTTGCCGAATTATTCATATTTTCCGGCTGCGGGGAGAATCTGGGCTCAGATTCCCCCGGTCCCGgctcagccttcccctgccAGCCTGCTGGGGTGGGAGTGCCGTGTCACCCCCTTCCCCGCCTGCAGCCCCCGGGCTGGGctgccccgctgcccgcccggggccggcactcGGCAGGGGATGCCCGGCTTTGCACCCGCCTCCTGTTTTTAAGGACGAGGCCGATGCCACACTGCAGGGTGACACCTGTGCAGGacaggctggaggagctgcagagtcCCTGCCTTTCTCTGCTTGGGAACCTCCGGGAAGCAGGCACAGCCGGGATGTTCCTTCCCGCACCGGCAAGCGAGGACAAACAAAGCCAGCGTTGTTGCTGGCCCGTGGGCTGCCACCTTGGTCGGTGGCACCAGAGCAGGAAGGACGGGGGCCCTGCAGTGTGCGGTGACAGGGAGGGACACAGTGCCTCTGCCAGGGGGGATGCAGATGCTCCTCCCCTGCCTTACACCCCTCAAAACAAGCCGATGTCAGCACGTGCCGCCTCCCCCGAGCCAGCCGGGGGGATGTGCAGAATTAAGCCCTTAATCCTCCTCCCCTTCAACCCACCCTGCGCCGCCGCAGCTCCCACCTCCTCCCGCTCCC
Protein-coding sequences here:
- the VASN gene encoding vasorin; the protein is MNQLILCTLLLLAGGELVRACPAGCQCHDPKTILCAARRGQTVPQGLPPSTLSLYVFENGITTLTEDSFAGLPALQLLDLSQNKITSIQRNIFQPLTELVNLDLSSNQLQEITNETFHGLRLLERLYLQRNSIQHIHAAAFDTLENLLELKLQNNQLRAVPPLDLPNLLLLDISRNKIPAIAPGAFHAVSIESLKIAGLGLTSLNEELFQVQNNLHELDISDNLLERVPAVLRRLGSLTRLSLAGNARISQLPAEDFQSLHNLQELDISNLNINTIPRDFSGFFPRLRAVTAAGNPFNCICQMSWLVQWVNTSGVVLRRPEETRCHFPPKNSGKLLHHLQYTDFGCPTTTPTPTTPRTTTLPPPAPLPSTHRPPPPPSTAAPTLRPREPQGSSTLVPFSGTPAPTSPPAPICPPRTCLNGGTCHLGVQNLLECLCPAGFSGVYCEVEVRGTTAAPGTPALPTAQRVSIAQVGSTSLKVDLHNYIQSKAQLKGIRLSYRNLSGPDKRPVMLRLPASLSEYTVRALKPNCTYRICIGALGELPKEEHCAEAHTLPLSLQQHSPVTQSQDPNLALILVPALAAMLLLLVVVTAAMYYCRHRRAKAHAGAGVDTGPLELEGVKACLENGDLSSHGCKVPEAAMLSGGSECEVPLMQSHYPSNNNTPGLKPSYF